Proteins encoded within one genomic window of Augochlora pura isolate Apur16 chromosome 11, APUR_v2.2.1, whole genome shotgun sequence:
- the LOC144477087 gene encoding uncharacterized protein LOC144477087 yields the protein MRLLSFVYLLLSVTVEEVRAEEPDCHVYNHLYVCLSNGQLQNVAFEDVNAVQTIEDIELHLEGLGIRDIARDAFMEVANASALFLRDNELAVIARHHFTALDQLTYLDLKNNTVVEIEDAAFASLRNLETLLLDYNNITGFRPGTWRGLNDLHELYATNNNIALRRNMFRGLRHLETLALDSNEIVDLPVGTFDGLPHIDLLYLSRNNISTLHQEAFRGLAEVNELDLGRNPIANLPAGAFRHMKKLNSLWLNGNRISALRANAFEGLDNLLVLFLSGPRLHHVDMAAFGRMKNVTVDPGFKIQGVLAKSVAEVQARLQCHSVSDQLPYECVATRL from the coding sequence TTATCGGTGACGGTGGAAGAGGTCCGCGCCGAGGAGCCGGACTGCCATGTCTACAATCATCTCTACGTCTGTCTCTCGAACGGCCAACTGCAGAACGTGGCGTTCGAGGACGTGAACGCTGTGCAGACGATCGAGGATATCGAGCTGCACCTGGAGGGCCTAGGCATCAGAGACATCGCGAGAGACGCGTTTATGGAGGTAGCTAACGCGTCGGCATTGTTTCTGCGAGACAACGAGCTAGCAGTGATCGCCAGACACCATTTTACGGCGCTGGACCAGCTGACCTACCTGGACCTGAAGAACAACACTGTGGTGGAGATAGAGGACGCCGCCTTCGCGAGCCTGCGCAACCTGGAGACCCTGTTGCTGGACTACAACAATATCACCGGGTTCAGACCTGGCACCTGGAGAGGCCTAAATGACCTCCACGAGCTTTACGCTACCAACAACAACATCGCCCTTAGGAGGAACATGTTCAGGGGGCTAAGACACCTGGAGACCCTAGCTCTAGACAGCAACGAGATTGTGGACCTACCTGTGGGCACCTTTGATGGTCTTCCTCATATAGATCTTCTTTATCTATCCAGGAACAATATTTCTACTCTTCATCAAGAGGCATTCAGGGGCCTAGCCGAGGTCAATGAACTCGATCTAGGCAGGAACCCTATTGCTAACTTACCTGCAGGAGCCTTTCGACATATGAAGAAGCTGAACTCTTTATGGCTCAATGGGAACCGTATTAGTGCTCTTAGGGCCAATGCCTTCGAGGGTTTGGATAATCTCTTGGTCCTCTTTCTTAGTGGACCTAGGCTACATCATGTTGACATGGCTGCTTTTGGGAGGATGAAGAATGTCACGGTGGATCCTGGATTCAAGATACAAGGGGTGCTTGCTAAGAGTGTCGCTGAGGTTCAGGCACGACTTCAGTGCCATAGTGTGTCCGATCAGTTGCCCTATGAGTGTGTCGCGACGAGACTTTAA